In Theileria equi strain WA chromosome 4 map unlocalized gcontig_1105316255033, whole genome shotgun sequence, the following are encoded in one genomic region:
- a CDS encoding conserved hypothetical protein (encoded by transcript BEWA_011920A), whose product MTRRLENAKYHCGSLLRLYKSCLVECRNLECHFGMKTQPLYNYIENKVYPSDIVEKFLLAISKCIIVQEESEVEDRYADSLLGCDLMKGVDEAIKKREAELNRHWKRQSILFNGIKEKGKDVTGLYIQHPCEFFETSLGRAIVEYCGRKTIFNMLVFHRTFIPGQIERPGTLDILDYINGVENDHSQLGDVLDGVLNGMQRFKIKKRCMHIPRPDILIQCSGQLLLKMQSVPSTKEVCMQESCFQRTHVHKQKTWSEIIVFRNQILYSDSFNKKVGLPYSSIVGRINVEDKQAVWRLLSMILTSGAICDRCTLTRRTEIANFFKIVPDERPGYRTMARHGTLKYGLYREFLDFLVRAKGIKWSSIIKVCKSTQVASASSNFRTVKVSRVYTFIKLVIKATISPTLLCGYHNYSRFLEVCFSLIRLNKGENITMAQVMHKFRVKGCTWSNCGSFHSKGQTRTILNYLCRIIFFLLQYFIIPILRSHFYTTEASFSMYRLHYIRKVTWFKMVQHANKRLLNSSTDFKLSTSDHGIPLRWSPKQSGMRPIINCNIYTNNDRKSINAVMRPIHRALSLNCKLVRVLGNGVLGFPRAHRKLQNWWFRFMRIIRNNNMKNVNLYYLVADLSNCYGNIPHSELLRIVEGLPLVDVLFSKVYRRNLVGNAPDVNSYGKFVELASATGTYSKNLAHIQKESLISGSHGSCVLVSKSSSNGFTKVTRHEILRAVSSLLNLQHIHLPKTNNSRFIHSGIGVPQGCCISNILCSLFLADRDKNIAPLLESISSNGRKLPNLLLRWIDDFLFVSTDQSTVQELYRRLYDGVFGISLNLCKTNSNLDIFSKEGNLECSNSPLEWINSRFEFDIQKGLINVKLLPCKSQECKIRDTLCLASHSGFSFMFSFLEQRIIGYLTNKLCHKIYTSTKINSIDCILENSYTAMLICALKLYCALEVLVFDFGGFINAKYIYKLLCRLVYCTESLVARGGLKTQKYHLDKLLMMAFVHVFSREDTHDGQSRRKFNLVMKKCNMHQVIRKLKYIIHSVPNVKYLYKISSRGKCIV is encoded by the coding sequence ATGACAAGGAGATTGGAAAACGCAAAGTACCACTGCGGTTCCCTATTGAGACTTTACAAGAGCTGTCTAGTTGAGTGTAGAAACCTAGAATGTCATTTTGGAATGAAGACTCAACCGTTGTACAACTACATTGAGAATAAAGTATATCCATCTGATATAGTAGAAAAGTTCTTGTTGGCTATTTCCAAATGTATAATTGTGCAAGAAGAGAGTGAAGTGGAAGACCGATATGCAGACTCCCTTTTGGGATGCGACCTGATGAAAGGGGTGGATGAAGCAATAAAGAAACGTGAAGCGGAATTGAATAGACACTGGAAAAGACAATCCATATTGTTTAATGGAATCAAGGAGAAGGGAAAAGATGTGACTGGTCTATATATACAGCATCCTTGCGAGTTTTTTGAAACAAGTTTGGGAAGGGCTATTGTAGAATATTGTGGTAGGAAAACCATATTTAACATGCTTGTATTTCACCGTACATTTATACCAGGTCAAATTGAGAGGCCGGGTACTCTGGATATTTTGGACTATATAAATGGCGTAGAAAATGATCATAGCCAACTTGGCGATGTGCTGGACGGTGTTTTAAATGGAATGCAGAGGTTTAAGATTAAAAAAAGGTGCATGCATATACCTCGCCCAGATATTTTGATACAATGTTCTGGTCAGCTTTTATTAAAGATGCAAAGTGTGCCTAGTACAAAAGAGGTTTGTATGCAAGAGAGTTGTTTTCAGAGGACTCATGTACACAAACAAAAGACTTGGTCAGAAATTATTGTATTTAGAAACCAAATTCTATATAGTGATAGTTTTAACAAAAAGGTTGGTTTACCTTATAGCTCAATAGTTGGAAGAATTAACGTGGAAGATAAGCAAGCAGTGTGGAGGCTCTTGAGTATGATCCTTACGAGTGGTGCAATTTGTGACCGTTGTACCTTGACAAGAAGGACTGAAATTGCGaattttttcaagattGTTCCAGACGAAAGGCCTGGGTATCGTACCATGGCCAGACATGGTACTCTGAAATACGGACTCTATAGAGAATTTTTAGATTTCCTCGTGAGAGCCAAGGGAATAAAATGGAGTAGTATCATAAAGGTTTGCAAGAGCACACAAGTGGCTAGCGCTAGCTCTAATTTTCGTACGGTAAAGGTCTCTAGGGTGTATACATTTATTAAGCTAGTGATTAAAGCTACGATATCTCCAACGTTATTGTGCGGGTATCACAACTATTCCAGGTTCTTGGAAGTGTGCTTCTCGCTAATAAGATTAAACAAGGGTGAAAATATCACAATGGCACAAGTTATGCACAAGTTCCGCGTAAAGGGATGTACCTGGTCAAATTGCGGAAGTTTTCACTCCAAAGGCCAAACTCGCACGATTTTGAATTATTTATGCAGgattatattcttcctcctccagTACTTTATTATTCCCATTTTACGTTCGCATTTTTATACTACCGAAGCATCCTTTTCAATGTATAGGTTGCATTATATAAGGAAGGTAACTTGGTTTAAAATGGTACAACACGCAAATAAAAGACTGTTAAACTCATCAACTGATTTCAAGTTATCTACGAGTGATCATGGAATACCCTTGAGGTGGTCTCCAAAGCAGTCTGGAATGCGGCCTATTATAAATTGCAACATTTATACCAATAATGATAGGAAATCCATAAATGCAGTCATGAGACCCATTCATAGAGCGTTATCTTTAAACTGCAAGTTGGTCCGTGTTCTTGGGAATGGTGTTTTAGGTTTCCCTAGAGCTCACAGGAAACTGCAAAATTGGTGGTTCCGTTTCATGCGGATAATTCGAAATAATaatatgaaaaatgttAACTTGTATTATCTTGTTGCAGATTTGTCAAATTGTTATGGGAACATACCTCATTCTGAGCTTTTGAGAATTGTAGAGGGTCTTCCATTGGTGGATGTCCTCTTTTCCAAGGTGTACAGGAGAAACCTAGTAGGTAATGCTCCAGATGTGAACTCTTATGGGAAATTTGTGGAGTTGGCTTCTGCCACTGGAACGTACTCAAAAAATCTTGCACATATTCAAAAAGAGAGTCTAATTTCTGGGTCTCATGGATCTTGTGTGCTTGTATCAAAATCGTCATCAAATGGCTTTACTAAAGTGACTAGACATGAAATTTTGAGAGCAGTTTCATCTTTGCTTAATTTGCAACACATTCATTTGCCAAAAACAAATAATTCTAGGTTTATACATTCTGGTATAGGGGTGCCACAGGGATGCTGtatatcaaatattttatgtaGCCTATTTTTAGCAGATAGAGACAAGAATATCGCACCTTTGTTGGAATCAATCTCTAGTAACGGTAGAAAGCTTCCGAATCTACTCCTTCGTTGGATTGATGACTTTTTGTTTGTGTCCACTGATCAATCCACAGTACAAGAATTGTACAGACGCCTGTATGACGGGGTTTTTGGTATCAGTTTGAATTTATGCAAGACAAATTCTaatttggatattttttccaaagaaggGAACCTAGAATGTAGTAATAGTCCTCTAGAGTGGATTAACTCTAGATTTGAATTTGACATTCAAAAGGGtcttataaatgtaaaacTGCTTCCTTGCAAATCACAAGAGTGTAAGATCAGGGATACTCTTTGTCTTGCAAGTCACTCTGGGTTTTCTTTTATGTTTAGTTTTTTGGAGCAACGGATTATTGGATATTTGACAAATAAATTATGTCACAAGATTTACACTTCAACGAAGATTAATAGTATTGATTGTATTTTAGAAAATTCGTATACAGCCATGTTAATTTGTGCTTTAAAGCTATATTGTGCACTTGAAGTGCTAGTTTTTGATTTTGGTGGCTTTATCAATGCAAAgtatatttataaactttTATGTAGACTCGTTTATTGTACAGAGTCGTTGGTCGCAAGAGGGGGCTTGAAAACTCAAAAATATCACTTGGATAAGCTCCTAATGATGGCATTTGTGCATGTGTTTTCAAGGGAAGATACCCATGATGGACAATCTAGGAGGAAGTTCAATCTGGTGATGAAGAAATGCAATATGCATCAAGTTATTAGGAAATTGAAGTATATAATTCACTCTGTTCCAAATGTGAAGTACTTGTACAAAATTTCCTCTAGAGGAAAATGTATAGTAtaa
- a CDS encoding conserved hypothetical protein (encoded by transcript BEWA_011940A) produces the protein MASTLLAANRSILRVLEKTKHQYKICAGFSSFRFADEKKTAEESVYFKKQEEAILSRMLKRDPSLDPRYSAPSHELNIYNDLSLALAKFGINDPPLALMEELVLIFTNNGYKKSD, from the exons ATGGCGTCTACATTACTAGCTGCTAACCGCTCCATTTTGCGAGTTCTAGAGAAGACTAAACATCAATATAAGATCTGTGCGGGTTTTTCTTCGTTTCGCTTTGCGGACGAAAAGAAGACTGCGGAAGAATCGGTCTATTTCAAGAAACAAG AGGAGGCCATTCTCTCCCGTATGCTGAAAAGAGACCCTTCACTGGACCCTCGCTATTCTGCTCCCTCTCACGAATTGAATATATATAACGACTTGTCATTAG CATTGGCGAAGTTTGGCATAAATGATCCTCCCTTGGCCTTGATGGAAGAACTCGTGCTGATTTTCACTAACAACGGATACAAAAAGTCTGATTGA
- a CDS encoding conserved hypothetical protein (encoded by transcript BEWA_011930A) has translation MSKKWVYLFTNPSLLQNSRSFGTGSFLQSRLKTIRERALRQQVSWLQSVNANRSHNPTDTFKFIDQCKFPFKEPLEEIHGIPDQLMDDLQTNGYQGILQEIKIEEFGTITAEHGDVLQIDADCLIVPIPPNLTPHCGFGLKVVELGGPSLIKMLVRRAKVLISQKIKELKSRKDTYKDNYGMALDESHKLEIGDVILTPTYGVAKTTILAFVVTPYYWVGNTREAALRLRYTFKRALSSLNDLGISSIVSPHVGESLYGYQPRDACEIMIEESHDIILQLENIIPKYSLKQIRFVDKDYETARAFANALCKIRQIKRPEYQVIPAPVYHSRNSQRIIEIDESVLKFCSQYKKITYKRHSAIRKRKRQNWLSNLKPFVWRAPRLYEPPPFMLYKSTGKPASFQLPPRPYYKKGVSHRLFPCYSGGIKGLRLSKSGKWVGSSKLENILSQRRTHEA, from the coding sequence ATGAGTAAAAAATGGGTCTACCTATTTACCAATCCCTCGTTGCTCCAGAATAGCCGTAGTTTTGGGACGGGATCCTTTCTCCAGAGTCGGTTAAAAACCATCAGGGAACGTGCACTTAGACAGCAAGTTAGCTGGTTGCAATCTGTAAACGCGAATAGAAGTCATAACCCAACGGATACTTTCAAGTTCATTGACCAATGTAAATTTCCCTTCAAAGAGCCTTTGGAAGAAATTCATGGCATACCTGACCAACTAATGGATGATTTACAAACTAATGGCTATCAAGGGATCCTACAGGAAATAAAAATTGAGGAGTTTGGAACTATAACTGCTGAACATGGTGATGTTCTTCAGATAGATGCGGACTGTTTAATTGTCCCAATTCCACCAAATTTAACTCCTCATTGCGGATTTGGTCTAAAGGTCGTGGAACTTGGTGGTCCAAGCTTGATAAAAATGCTCGTAAGGAGGGCTAAAGTTCTTATATCTCAGAAAATTAAAGAGTTGAAATCTAGAAAAGATACCTACAAAGACAATTACGGAATGGCACTTGATGAATCGCACAAGTTGGAAATTGGAGATGTAATACTGACTCCAACATATGGTGTTGCAAAAACTACTATTCTGGCCTTCGTAGTCACTCCATATTACTGGGTAGGCAATACCAGAGAAGCAGCTCTGAGATTGAGATACACCTTTAAAAGGGCACTTTCATCTCTAAATGACCTAGGTATTTCTAGCATTGTATCTCCACATGTTGGAGAATCTCTGTATGGGTACCAACCCAGAGATGCCTGTGAAATTATGATTGAAGAATCGCATGATATAATCTTGCAGctggaaaatataataCCAAAATATTCCTTGAAACAAATTCGATTTGTAGATAAGGATTATGAGACGGCTAGGGCATTTGCCAACGCTTTGTGTAAAATCAGACAAATAAAACGTCCAGAATATCAGGTTATTCCCGCTCCGGTTTATCACAGCAGAAATAGTCAGAGGATTATAGAGATTGATGAATCTGTACTAAAGTTTTGTAGTCAATACAAAAAAATCACATACAAGAGGCATAGCGCAAtaagaaaaagaaagagACAAAACTGGTTGAGCAATTTAAAACCGTTTGTATGGCGTGCACCACGGCTCTATGAGCCGCCTCCATTCATGTTGTACAAAAGCACAGGAAAACCTGCATCCTTCCAACTACCTCCAAGACCATACTACAAGAAAGGAGTTTCTCACCGACTCTTTCCATGTTATTCTGGTGGTATCAAGGGACTCAGATTATCAAAATCTGGAAAGTGGGTTGGGTCCTCTAAAttggaaaatattttaaGCCAGAGACGAACACATGAAGCGTAA
- a CDS encoding conserved hypothetical protein (encoded by transcript BEWA_011950A): MYIIYNNVTDEYRSIRSLYRSYMPPRKQRITNAIKNKKYDDIKSLLKIHYVKKDTVLCNICGYTFKASFFGGRSKFSCQLCNGTFCEKCEYSITIGPDYPRDNGIAVKCCKDCFSYYKSLQISLCDSEPSDPNLINAFRAYKIVLKVYKDMNTKLLQLRGYIKLLTLHNTLKEPLPQGTKQEVITLLSQTANSKKKLSEIKNDLRNTSVSDSCSITIHITRSLNTLLTTILYKIVPEFNKVTNKLKELDSQNAM, from the exons atgtatattatcTATAACAATGTTACTGATGAATACAGGTCGATTCGTAGCTTGTATAGGTCCTATATGCCTCCTAGGAAGCAGAGGATCACAAATGCGATCAAAAACAAAA AATatgatgatataaaatCGCTTCTAAAAATACACTATGTGAAAAAGGATACTGTTTTGTGCAATATCTGTGGCTACACATTCAAGGCCAGTTTCTTTGGAGGTCGATCAAAATTCTCATG TCAACTTTGTAATGGTACCTTCTGCGAGAAATGTGAATATTCAATTACAATTGGTCCGG ATTACCCACGCGACAATGGTATAGCCGTAAAGTGTTGTAAAGACTGTTTCAGCTACTATAAG AGTCTACAAATCTCCCTTTGTGACAGCGAACCCAGTGATCCAAATTTGATCAACGCATTCAGGGCTTATAAAATCGTACTCAAAGTTTACAAGGATATGAACACCAAACTTTTACAGCTCCGGGGATATATTAAACTACTCACCTTACACAACACACTGAAG GAACCATTGCCACAAGGAACAAAACAAGAAGTAATAACTCTACTTTCGCAGACTGCAAATAGCAAAAAAAAACTCTCGGAAATTAAAAACGATTTGAGAAATACGAGT GTCTCGGATTCTTGTAGCATTACCATTCACATTACACGATCTCTAAATACGTTGCTTACCAccattttatataaaatTGTACCAGAATTTAACAAGGTAACAAACAAGCTCAAAGAGCTGGATAGTCAAAATGCTATGTAA
- a CDS encoding conserved hypothetical protein (encoded by transcript BEWA_011960A) → MNVTLVHLLYTLAAESRKNNEDSTDKHESKTGIRELFERIREGMKLCSNDSEISEEESETQGIYTVKVICKLEKLAKDALERVFNKDYGRSHHELVVNGMVLMIAFLSPEQFSWHYHIDPMENSLKFCCRFAKVTAESLELHLSSLSALFSSICAICDENGFCEDIDEHQTRQPSKVLRSLGTMLQLIYLPAKTNFSEPNLIITKLAVEHDVVEFFCNEESAKYPDIKLYNKLASGYNLYNIPCRLSVFGCRIILRSYESIFAIPEFHDHRVALPYLVLISNTTNGIHMGEFYSALILVLDNMHGTLFECKNVQLDKHPIDGILREMVKRVYSDILRFNEHLDKCLECFIKLTSLAYKEDDVRLYDTMEELMDKLLFMDNIECTIVYLKHYHLYLERAPLACASTMIQTMELIFTLTNSIHTVNGLECIEKLLEHIPDDTIYYLYDIHCRLTILYLQLVCEGNGLKDSIANLQENKVFNGTIVKMKDDFEHLGKTLHRKEVIGAMERIWKLILGIIGEDKLTQFMAGARDKIAQSTHAHTIKCVFDYYDLVTTF, encoded by the exons ATGAACGTCACCCTTGTTCATCTGCTGTACACACTAGCGGCAGAGTCTCGGAAAAATAACGAAGATTCTACGGATAAACACGAGTCAAAGACTGGTATTAGAGAGCTATTCGAAAGAATTCGTGAGGGAATG AAACTCTGCTCGAATGACTCTGAGATTTCTGAAGAAGAATCGGAAACGCAAGGGATTTATACTGTAAAAGTTATCTGTAAGCTGGAAAAGTTAGCCAAAGATGCCCTGGAGAGAGTGTTTAACAAGGATTATGGACGTAGTCATCATGAACTTGTTGTCAATGGAATGGTGCTAATGATCGCATTTCTTTCTCCAGAACAATTCTCTTGGCATTATCATATTGATCCTATGGAGAACAGTCTTAAATTCTGCTGCAGGTTTGCAAAGGTTACCGCAGAAAGCCTTGAATTGCATCTCTCGAGTTTATCG GCATTGTTTTCATCGATTTGCGCCATATgtgatgaaaatggatttTGTG AGGATATTGACGAACATCAAACTAGGCAGCCTTCTAAGGTCCTCAGGAGCCTAGGAACAATGTTACAGCTAATTTATCTCCCTGCTAAAACAAACTTTAGTGAGCCTAATCTAATTATCACAAAACTTGCTGTAGAACATGATGTTGTTGAATTCTTCTGTAACGAAGAATCAGCAAAATATCCAGATATTAAGCTATATAATAAACTAGCTAGTGGCTATAATCTGTACAATATACCATGTAGACTCTCAGTATTTG GTTGTAGAATCATTTTAAGGTCCTATGAATCTATATTTGCCATTCCGGAATTTCATGACCATAGGGTTGCTCTACCGTATTTAGTGCTGATATCAAACACTACCAATG GTATACACATGGGTGAATTCTATTCAGCTTTAATTTTAGTTCTCGATAATATGCACGGTACGTTGTTTGAATGTAAAAACGTTCAACTAGATAAGCATCCAATCGATGGAATCCTCCGTGAAATGGTAAAAAGAGTGTATTCGGACATTTTAAGGTTTAATGAGCATTTAGACAAATGCTTGGAGTGTTTTATAAAACTAACAAGTTTAGCATACAAGGAGGACGATGTAAGACTTTACGATACAATGGAAGAACTAATGGACAAATTACTGTTTATGGACAACATAGAATGTACAATTGTCTACCTAAAACACTACCATCTCTATCTGGAAAGGGCTCCATTGGCCTGCGCATCAACTATGATTCAAACGATGGAGCTCATATTCACACTCACAAATTCGATTCACACTGTAAACGGATTGGAATGTATCGAAAAACTATTGGAACATATACCAGATGATACGATTTATTACCTTTATGATATCCATTGCAGGCTTACAATTCTGTACCTGCAGCTGGTATGTGAAGGTAATGGGTTGAAGGATTCTATCGCGAATCTACAAGAAAATAAAGTGTTTAATGGAACAATTGTAAAGATGAAGGATGATTTCGAACATCTCGGTAAAACTCTCCACCG GAAGGAAGTCATCGGTGCAATGGAGAGAATATGGAAGTTGATCCTTGGAATAATTGGAGAGGACAAATTGACCCAGTTTATGGCTGGAGCCAGGGATAAAATCGCACAGAGTACACATGCTCACACcataaaatgtgtattcGACTACTATGACCTTGTAACCACTTTTtaa
- a CDS encoding conserved hypothetical protein (encoded by transcript BEWA_011970A) — MIRISHSNILRSAKFPTGNGDIDGSSLYYFKRFIKGTKSINKLKTLNTIKNFHKIDPNNRRKYVFSGERRLHLHSIPKPRIISKITFQKGHFQETRILPYDFYSCVVRSLVGVKLNYLDIKRSQVIRECTEVYPFELKSILYNFARIYSYKMDVEELGQFEELLRLGTDSNNNSLLLLYLSTRKTIPRNLLEDNKILVKLLRFISHGHPALDFNAS; from the coding sequence ATGATTAGGATATCACATAGTAATATCCTAAGGAGTGCAAAGTTTCCTACTGGAAATGGTGACATAGATGGTTCAAGTCTTTACTACTTCAAGAGATTCATAAAGGGTACAAAGAGCATCAATAAACTTAAAACTTTGAACACAATAAAAAATTTTCACAAAATAGACCCGAATAATAGGAGAAAATACGTTTTTAGTGGCGAAAGACGCTTGCATCTACACAGCATACCAAAACCACGGATTATTTCAAAGATAACGTTCCAAAAGGGTCATTTCCAAGAGACAAGAATACTTCCGTACGATTTCTACTCATGTGTCGTTAGGTCTCTGGTTGGTGTCAAGCTAAATTATTTGGACATTAAAAGATCGCAAGTTATAAGGGAATGCACAGAAGTATACCCCTTTGAGTTGAAAAGCATATTATATAACTTTGCTAGGATTTATAGCTACAAAATGGACGTCGAGGAACTTGGACAGTTTGAAGAACTGTTACGTCTGGGGACGGACTCTAACAACAACTCACTACTTTTGCTGTATTTATCTACAAGGAAAACAATTCCGAGAAATTTGTTGGAAGATAATAAGATTCTTGTAAAGTTATTGAGATTTATCTCTCATGGCCATCCGGCACTAGATTTCAACGCAAGTTAA
- a CDS encoding hypothetical protein (encoded by transcript BEWA_011980A), whose amino-acid sequence MLETQWHNAHLYSNNHLNSENVEFGTLKEQPFKEVPYLSECTTLPAGSANSPCTTICEGVDEVNGQGTSDVNANKPPEANREIQGFGMDHAPELLDYSKSIYNNVEELQRYPGIVGYLSTGLNQYNGETNNGFPSGISDIPSNFTNNIQGYSPALVENINLQKFPFGNLYNSCEREGSISGVKFQPSDNRWIARWTTAAGKRACKSFSVNIYGFEQARSLAIDARQKGVALSGRSFCNRERQHAMRSGVGIIGIRFDKTQARWVSSYYEGGKRKFRYFTVKDYGYEQAKQHAILWKACNDERLVRYRRNGAEKYPGWGWYSQGDASMNFSQQYYLPVDQNPNMQIQSTNDGYSQSSENYTNYLSIGDSVYGYGSSVDSRVANGSVCGSSASMESNDEDETCHISGVTFDRTNRRWGARWTTTDGRRNVRYFPVRQHGFSEAKRLAIICRLQAADCEESQI is encoded by the coding sequence ATGTTGGAAACACAATGGCATAATGCTCATTTGTATAGCAATAACCACCTGAACTCTGAAAATGTGGAGTTTGGAACACTCAAGGAACAACCATTTAAAGAAGTTCCATATTTGTCAGAATGCACAACACTGCCAGCAGGATCCGCAAATTCCCCCTGTACTACAATTTGCGAAGGTGTTGATGAAGTGAATGGACAAGGAACCTCAGATGTAAATGCCAACAAACCCCCAGAGGCTAACCGAGAAATCCAGGGGTTTGGAATGGATCATGCACCTGAACTATTGGATTATTCAAAGTCTATTTACAATAACGTAGAAGAGTTACAAAGATATCCTGGTATTGTTGGATACCTATCCACCGGATTGAATCAGTACAATGGTGAAACAAATAATGGATTCCCAAGTGGGATTTCCGATATCCCTAGtaattttacaaataatATACAGGGGTATTCTCCTGCACttgtagagaatataaatttgcaaaaatttCCCTTTGGAAACCTCTATAATTCATGTGAAAGGGAAGGTAGTATATCTGGAGTGAAATTCCAACCCTCTGACAATCGTTGGATCGCTAGATGGACAACGGCAGCTGGAAAACGAGCATGCAAAAGCTTTTCtgtaaatatttatggCTTTGAACAGGCACGTTCATTGGCAATTGATGCACGTCAAAAGGGTGTTGCTTTAAGTGGACGTTCATTTTGTAACCGCGAACGTCAGCATGCGATGAGGTCTGGAGTTGGTATCATAGGGATTAGATTTGATAAAACTCAGGCAAGATGGGTTTCATCCTACTATGAAGGAGGAAAACGAAAATTTCGTTATTTTACTGTTAAAGACTATGGATATGAACAAGCCAAACAGCACGCTATCCTGTGGAAGGCCTGTAACGATGAAAGGCTGGTTCGCTATAGACGCAATGGCGCTGAAAAATATCCAGGTTGGGGATGGTATTCTCAAGGTGATGCTTCTATGAATTTCAGCCAACAGTACTATCTTCCAGTAGATCAGAATCCTAACATGCAAATACAAAGTACAAACGATGGATACTCACAAAGTAGTGAAAATTACACAAATTACTTGAGTATTGGAGATTCTGTCTACGGCTATGGTAGTTCTGTAGATTCTAGAGTAGCCAATGGTTCAGTCTGTGGAAGTTCTGCTTCAATGGAGAGCAATGATGAGGACGAAACCTGCCATATCTCTGGTGTTACATTTGACCGAACAAACAGGCGTTGGGGAGCTAGGTGGACTACAACTGATGGAAGAAGGAACGTGAGATATTTTCCAGTTAGACAACATGGTTTTAGTGAGGCAAAACGCCTTGCCATTATTTGTAGGCTACAAGCCGCCGATTGTGAAGAGTCGCAGATATAA
- a CDS encoding signal peptide containing protein (encoded by transcript BEWA_011990A), which translates to MQVFGIFLLFSALASGFRLQAGNQQTHNTPLVSCNRKRSDSLSLFKSSNKNVSRCTFFSGMCSRITDVAKKVNNTVPGGVLTAVAVPIATAAIIRYCFGGTDSNANKQSTSLLTRYQCSGCGFIIFPAKNREDKFFSASFTCPNCGAPKTKFVEKYKN; encoded by the exons ATGCAGGTGTTTGGTATATTTTTATTGTTTTCAGCCCTAGCTTCTGGATTTAGGCTCCAAGCTGGGAACCAGCAAACCCACAATACACCCTTGGTTTCCTGTAACCGGAAGAGGTCGGATTCTCTTTCTCTttttaaatcttccaacaaaaatgtttcaaGATGCACGTTTTTTAGTGGTATGTGCTCCAGAATTACGGATGTTGCCAAGAAGGTCAATAACACAGTACCCGGTGGCGTTTTGACAGCAGTTGCTGTTCCAATAGCTACAGCAGCTATAATTAGAT ATTGTTTCGGAGGTACCGATTCTAATGCCAACAAACAGAGTACGAGTCTGTTAACAAGGTACCAGTGTTCTGGTTGCGGATTCATAATATTCCCGGCCAAGAATAGGGAAGACAAGTTCTTTTCAGCG AGTTTCACGTGCCCAAATTGTGGAGCACCAAAGACTAAATTTGTTgaaaaatacaagaatTAG